A genomic window from Euleptes europaea isolate rEulEur1 chromosome 9, rEulEur1.hap1, whole genome shotgun sequence includes:
- the FABP2 gene encoding fatty acid-binding protein, intestinal: MAFNGIWKVEKSENYEKFMEVLGVNLVKRKLGAHDNLKLTIQQEGNQFTIKESSNFRTIDIVFTLGVDFDYSLADGTELHGNWIIEDGKLVAIFKRKDNGKELKAFREIVGEELVQTYIYEGVTAKRIFKKA; this comes from the exons ATGGCATTTAATGGTATATGgaaagtagaaaagagtgaaAACTATGAGAAGTTCATGGAGGTGCTGG gtGTCAATTTAGTGAAGAGAAAGCTAGGAGCCCATGACAACCTCAAGCTCACTATCCAACAAGAGGGAAACCAGTTCACTATCAAAGAATCAAGCAATTTCCGCACCATAGATATAGTGTTCACACTGGGAGTAGACTTTGACTACAGTTTAGCTGATGGAACGGAGCTCCAC GGTAACTGGATCATAGAAGATGGTAAGCTTgtagccatattcaaaaggaaagATAATGGAAAGGAACTTAAGGCTTTCAGAGAAATCGTAGGAGAGGAACTGGTTCAG ACTTACATCTATGAAGGTGTCACAGCTAAGAGAATCTTCAAGAAAGCTTGA